ATCTAATAAAGGAAACACAAACAGAAaggaaattaggagagagagatggggaagAAGGACACAGTAGAGGATCACTAGACAAAAGCTTAGAAGAGATGGTGATGTTTCTTGCCATGAGcttcctcatcttctttcttgGCCTCTTTCTTCTCATGGTGCTCGTGGAAGGCATATCCACCACTCCCCACTGCAACTGCTGCTGCGATCTCCTCCTCAATCTTGTGCTTGTGAGCATGCTCAGGGTCTTTCTTAGACTGGTGCTTCTCGTGCTGAGAATTGTAgataggaaaaaggaaaaatgtagCACTTGTTAGCTTTCAAGTTGATTATATAAAATGGTAAGATTGCTCAATTGCGATCTAGTAGTCACAATGTGAGTCCAAAAGCAACTAATCTGCGAAACGAGTAAAATTATGTATATTTTGACCCTCCGCAGACCCATAGTGGCAAGAGCCTCTGTGCCCTAATAtacttttttgtttatttaaggAAAGACCTGAAGTAATACACAAAATTCTAAGTGATCTTACCAGAGCAAAAGCACCAGCAGCGACAGCACCTAGCTCACCGAGGTGTTCCTTGTGCTTGTGGT
This genomic stretch from Macadamia integrifolia cultivar HAES 741 chromosome 2, SCU_Mint_v3, whole genome shotgun sequence harbors:
- the LOC122058424 gene encoding abscisic stress-ripening protein 5-like, producing the protein MAEEKHHHHLFHHHKEEKPVEEAVYSETTYAGDGLGGVSAVETTVVATSTVDYEKEEKHHKHKEHLGELGAVAAGAFALHEKHQSKKDPEHAHKHKIEEEIAAAVAVGSGGYAFHEHHEKKEAKKEDEEAHGKKHHHLF